The following proteins are encoded in a genomic region of Leptospira ryugenii:
- a CDS encoding TolC family protein — protein sequence MKRFLKFFISTFFLLPATYVFAEVESDQRKKITIIENHAPNIFAEDFINRQPGVLTLSELLRSVEKSYPLVLAAEKILTEAEYRYLAAQGAFDLQFKSMGTTKPFGFYQNNVGDAMFEKPTPLGGTSFFAGYRMGRGNFPSYDLRRATNDYGEIRAGAIVPLVRNREIDKNRADIKKAEIDQKLAELSIRKLKIEVIREATKRYWKWVGAGQEYLVYKDLLAIAKVRQKQVADRIALGDLPKVEATENDRAILQRESQLVTAERELQKAAIDLSLFLRTPDGTMILPNQDRLPIGFPEPISPRDLSLEESLKLAFLFRPEVLEYEHKRNKVAIDRELGYNSAKPQVDLVVATSQDFGPGSITRAKPELEASLILNLPVQTRRPRGEIGAAEAKMAQLDQELQFAKDKISTEVQDALSEVITSYKRVGVTKSEVELARKLETLERERFFLGDSNLLFVNIREQTSSEAAIREIKALLDHHSSLANFQAATAKALQDEKSP from the coding sequence ATGAAACGCTTTCTTAAATTCTTTATCTCTACATTCTTTCTCTTACCTGCCACATACGTATTTGCGGAAGTGGAAAGTGACCAACGAAAGAAAATTACGATCATTGAAAACCATGCACCCAATATTTTTGCAGAAGATTTTATCAACCGTCAGCCAGGCGTTCTTACTTTAAGTGAACTCTTACGCTCTGTAGAAAAATCCTATCCTCTGGTTTTGGCCGCTGAAAAAATCCTAACAGAAGCAGAATATAGGTACTTAGCTGCCCAGGGAGCATTCGATTTACAATTTAAGTCCATGGGCACAACGAAACCCTTTGGTTTTTACCAAAACAACGTGGGAGATGCAATGTTTGAAAAGCCCACTCCTCTGGGTGGGACCTCCTTCTTTGCTGGATATCGAATGGGGAGGGGAAATTTCCCATCCTATGATTTAAGAAGGGCAACCAATGATTATGGTGAGATTCGGGCAGGAGCTATCGTACCACTTGTACGAAACCGAGAGATCGACAAAAATAGAGCAGATATCAAAAAAGCAGAAATTGACCAAAAGTTAGCTGAACTGTCCATCCGAAAGTTAAAGATTGAAGTTATCCGAGAGGCGACAAAGAGATATTGGAAATGGGTAGGTGCGGGGCAGGAGTATTTAGTTTATAAAGATCTTTTGGCCATTGCGAAAGTTCGGCAGAAACAAGTTGCAGATCGAATTGCGTTAGGAGACTTACCCAAGGTTGAGGCAACGGAAAACGATAGAGCGATCTTACAAAGAGAGTCCCAATTAGTGACAGCAGAGCGTGAGTTGCAAAAAGCAGCAATAGACCTTTCCTTATTTTTGCGAACACCTGATGGTACGATGATCCTTCCCAACCAAGATCGATTGCCCATAGGTTTTCCGGAACCCATTTCTCCTCGTGATCTGTCACTGGAAGAGTCACTCAAATTAGCCTTTCTATTTCGACCAGAAGTATTAGAATATGAGCATAAAAGAAATAAGGTTGCCATTGATAGAGAGTTAGGTTACAACTCGGCAAAACCTCAGGTTGATTTAGTAGTAGCGACATCACAAGACTTTGGTCCAGGATCAATTACCCGAGCCAAACCGGAGCTAGAAGCATCACTGATTCTAAATTTACCAGTACAAACACGCAGACCACGTGGTGAAATCGGTGCGGCAGAAGCAAAGATGGCGCAACTTGACCAAGAACTGCAATTTGCAAAAGATAAGATCAGCACAGAAGTACAGGATGCACTTTCTGAAGTCATCACCTCATACAAAAGAGTAGGCGTTACAAAGTCAGAAGTGGAATTAGCTAGAAAACTGGAAACCTTAGAGAGAGAACGCTTCTTTTTGGGCGATTCCAATCTTCTTTTCGTTAACATACGAGAGCAAACTTCATCAGAAGCTGCAATCAGAGAAATCAAAGCCCTTCTCGATCACCATAGTTCTTTAGCAAATTTTCAAGCGGCAACTGCAAAAGCATTGCAAGATGAAAAGTCCCCCTGA
- a CDS encoding cation:proton antiporter has translation MHGEESLLNDIGLSIVFATVLSHVARILKQPLILGYIIGGALLGQEMGFSLVTNEASIELISEIGLILLLFIIGLEINLSELAKMGKAMFLLGSLQFTLSVAFILSVFPYLGLPIGKEKFDLLYIAVALSLSSTLIVVKLLQDKVEINTLSGKLTVGVLVFQDIWAILFMGVQPNLNNPEILKILASIAKIFAILVLSFTLSKYLLARVYKACANSPELILLTSIMWCFVTCGVAGQVGLSKEMGALVAGMSIAAFPYGADVISKLIGIRDFFVTLFFVALGLKVPLPSLEVIVISFAIIFLMFFVRLITIAPVVISLKKGVRNGILTSLNLAQISEFSLVIMALGAGFDHITGQLKAVILTATIIASVLSTYIIMFNHPIAAVFARILGKFGISDQSQEEKSADGAHGHASGHGDGEVRDIIILGYFRIARAIVHYILDLTPSLAKRIIIADYNPAFKDELTEQGFRWAYADLAHPDSLTHIGLHDASLVICTISDSFLKGTNNARLLATLNKLAPNAKVILTSDEPEDAKKLVSTGAHKVIVPGVITGEFLYDYLTNSLRKV, from the coding sequence ATGCACGGTGAAGAATCATTATTAAACGACATAGGTCTTAGCATTGTATTTGCGACTGTACTCAGCCACGTCGCTCGGATTTTAAAACAACCGTTGATCCTAGGTTATATCATAGGTGGGGCTTTACTAGGCCAGGAGATGGGTTTTTCACTGGTCACCAATGAGGCATCCATTGAGTTAATTTCAGAAATTGGACTCATTTTACTACTCTTTATCATCGGGCTCGAAATCAACCTTTCTGAATTGGCTAAGATGGGAAAGGCGATGTTTCTTTTGGGTTCTCTTCAGTTCACGCTTTCTGTTGCCTTCATATTGAGTGTTTTCCCTTACTTAGGTCTGCCCATTGGTAAGGAGAAATTTGATCTCCTTTATATTGCCGTCGCCCTCTCTTTAAGTTCCACTCTAATCGTTGTTAAACTCCTTCAGGACAAGGTAGAAATCAATACACTATCGGGAAAACTTACAGTTGGTGTTCTCGTATTCCAAGATATTTGGGCTATCCTTTTTATGGGTGTGCAGCCAAATCTAAACAATCCTGAAATACTCAAAATTTTGGCTTCCATTGCTAAAATCTTTGCGATTCTCGTACTTAGTTTTACACTCAGCAAATATCTTTTAGCAAGAGTTTATAAGGCCTGTGCCAATAGCCCCGAGTTGATTCTCTTAACCTCAATTATGTGGTGTTTTGTGACATGCGGGGTCGCTGGACAGGTAGGACTTTCCAAAGAAATGGGTGCATTGGTTGCAGGAATGAGCATCGCCGCATTTCCCTATGGAGCTGATGTCATTTCAAAGTTGATTGGGATTCGAGATTTTTTTGTCACTCTTTTCTTTGTCGCACTGGGTTTGAAAGTACCTCTTCCAAGTTTGGAAGTGATCGTCATTTCTTTTGCAATTATCTTTTTGATGTTCTTTGTTCGGTTGATCACAATTGCTCCAGTTGTCATCAGCTTGAAGAAGGGAGTCAGAAATGGAATTTTAACTTCTTTAAACCTAGCCCAAATCTCCGAATTCTCATTAGTGATTATGGCATTGGGTGCAGGATTTGACCATATAACAGGCCAGCTAAAGGCCGTTATTTTAACTGCGACTATTATCGCGTCTGTGCTTTCTACTTATATCATTATGTTCAATCACCCAATCGCGGCCGTTTTTGCGCGCATTTTGGGTAAATTTGGAATTTCTGACCAAAGCCAAGAAGAGAAATCGGCAGATGGTGCACATGGACATGCTTCTGGTCATGGAGATGGAGAAGTAAGAGATATCATCATTTTGGGTTATTTCCGAATTGCGAGAGCGATCGTACATTATATTCTAGATCTCACACCTTCTTTAGCAAAGAGAATTATCATCGCAGATTACAATCCTGCGTTTAAAGACGAACTCACGGAACAAGGATTCAGATGGGCATACGCAGACTTAGCACACCCGGATTCTTTGACTCATATTGGACTCCATGATGCTTCTCTTGTGATCTGCACAATCTCGGATAGTTTTTTAAAAGGTACAAATAATGCTCGTTTGTTGGCGACTTTGAACAAACTTGCTCCAAATGCAAAAGTGATTTTAACTTCTGACGAGCCAGAAGATGCCAAAAAATTGGTGAGCACAGGTGCGCACAAAGTAATAGTTCCAGGAGTGATAACTGGTGAGTTTTTGTATGACTATCTTACAAATAGTCTGCGAAAAGTTTAA
- the kdsB gene encoding 3-deoxy-manno-octulosonate cytidylyltransferase: MSEKVLGVIPARYASTRFPAKPLAKIGNRTMIEWTYIHTKKSNLVDRVLVATDHQKIYDEVISFGGEAILTDEKHPTGTDRLIEVSEKCPDFGIIVNIQGDEPGIEANLIDGVVELKKRHQDWEMTTAAVPFSELENPEDPNRVKVVFDANGKANYFSRSPIPASFKKKAIYYRHLGIYCYQREFLLSYHNLPISDWEESESLEQLRALQAGKQIGVYLTKKANLGVDTPQDLEIVIAEFKKKGLIS; encoded by the coding sequence ATGTCTGAGAAAGTTCTTGGTGTCATACCTGCACGATACGCAAGTACTCGGTTTCCAGCAAAGCCCTTGGCAAAGATTGGAAACCGAACTATGATCGAATGGACCTACATTCATACAAAAAAATCCAACCTTGTCGACAGAGTTTTGGTAGCAACAGACCACCAAAAAATCTACGATGAGGTGATATCGTTCGGTGGTGAGGCTATTCTCACGGATGAAAAGCATCCAACAGGCACTGATCGCTTAATTGAAGTCTCAGAGAAATGTCCAGACTTTGGTATCATAGTAAATATCCAGGGGGATGAACCTGGAATAGAGGCAAACTTAATTGATGGAGTGGTTGAATTAAAAAAGCGCCATCAAGATTGGGAAATGACAACTGCTGCTGTTCCATTTAGCGAACTTGAGAACCCTGAAGATCCGAATCGAGTAAAGGTTGTCTTTGATGCAAACGGAAAGGCAAACTACTTTTCTCGCTCCCCGATTCCGGCCTCATTCAAAAAAAAAGCAATCTATTACCGTCACCTGGGCATCTATTGCTACCAAAGAGAATTTCTGCTTTCGTATCACAACTTGCCAATTTCTGATTGGGAAGAATCAGAATCACTTGAGCAACTTCGTGCGTTACAAGCAGGTAAACAAATTGGAGTTTACTTAACAAAAAAAGCCAACCTGGGTGTAGACACACCACAGGATTTGGAAATCGTAATCGCAGAGTTTAAAAAGAAAGGACTGATTTCTTAA
- a CDS encoding flagellar basal body-associated FliL family protein: MGDREVDEEEGGLAEGSPAAAGMSPIVKWLLYVAAAIFGIIIVTVISMFVAQKTATSVFKQQKNISLVKAPPPLEVYTFQEEFRVNTSDVGESHFVKLKLSLGFESGQPALSQELATRVAQMQNIINLVIARKTKDELKNITNQLDLREEIKAHLNHILTNGKIKEIYFTEFLVN; encoded by the coding sequence ATGGGTGACCGTGAAGTAGATGAAGAAGAAGGTGGATTAGCCGAAGGCTCGCCTGCCGCCGCGGGCATGTCTCCCATAGTCAAATGGTTGTTGTATGTGGCAGCAGCGATTTTCGGTATTATCATTGTTACCGTCATATCAATGTTTGTTGCTCAAAAAACTGCGACTAGTGTATTTAAACAACAAAAGAACATTTCTCTTGTAAAGGCTCCTCCTCCATTAGAGGTATACACTTTCCAAGAAGAATTTAGGGTAAATACATCCGACGTGGGAGAGTCTCACTTTGTGAAGTTAAAATTATCTCTGGGTTTTGAGTCTGGGCAACCTGCTCTTTCTCAGGAATTGGCAACACGGGTTGCGCAAATGCAAAATATAATCAATCTTGTGATTGCAAGAAAAACCAAAGATGAGTTAAAAAATATCACGAATCAATTGGATTTACGTGAAGAGATCAAGGCACATTTGAATCACATTCTGACAAATGGTAAGATCAAAGAGATATATTTCACAGAATTTTTAGTGAACTAG
- the motB gene encoding flagellar motor protein MotB, which produces MAKQKCPECIQKVPEFMATYGDMVTLLLCFFILLYTTGKTDAREMQIILSAFKSTTGFFTGGQTLSKGSLEEMGMQIESLPSQVVGRNLSKSKKDAQEVFKPEIEAGKVKISENERGLVISLVGADYFYPGSAILTPSIRETLAKAAGLIKGLERFVRVEGHSDDDAVNPVNRPGREEREYINNWDLAAARAVNTTVFMINAEEIEPSWFQAVSFGSYRPRLVENDGTPEAKAYNRRVDIIILTEKSTKRKPGESNYGLPDSRLPNTETNVEGDN; this is translated from the coding sequence ATGGCTAAACAAAAATGTCCTGAATGCATACAAAAGGTGCCAGAGTTTATGGCGACCTATGGGGATATGGTAACATTACTCCTTTGTTTCTTCATCCTTCTTTATACGACAGGAAAAACGGACGCAAGGGAAATGCAGATCATTTTATCTGCATTTAAATCAACAACAGGATTTTTCACCGGTGGCCAAACGCTTTCTAAAGGTTCATTGGAAGAAATGGGCATGCAAATCGAATCCTTACCTTCCCAGGTTGTAGGACGTAACTTGTCCAAGTCAAAAAAGGATGCTCAAGAGGTTTTCAAACCTGAAATTGAAGCTGGGAAAGTCAAAATTTCTGAAAACGAGAGAGGTCTAGTTATCTCTCTTGTGGGAGCAGATTATTTTTATCCTGGTTCTGCGATCCTAACACCTTCGATACGAGAGACTCTTGCCAAAGCTGCAGGTTTGATCAAAGGATTGGAAAGATTTGTGCGAGTAGAAGGGCATAGTGATGATGATGCCGTAAACCCTGTCAATCGTCCAGGTCGAGAAGAACGCGAGTACATCAATAATTGGGATCTTGCTGCAGCACGAGCAGTAAATACTACCGTCTTTATGATCAATGCCGAAGAAATAGAACCAAGTTGGTTCCAGGCAGTCAGTTTTGGTTCCTATCGTCCACGTTTGGTTGAAAACGATGGAACCCCGGAAGCAAAGGCATATAATCGTAGAGTGGACATCATCATTTTAACAGAGAAGTCCACAAAACGCAAACCAGGTGAGAGTAACTATGGTCTACCTGATTCGCGTTTACCAAACACTGAAACTAATGTAGAAGGAGATAACTAG
- a CDS encoding motility protein A, with protein MDIATVIGLALGLALMLLGVVSGGLSLTDLIDIPSVMITFGGAAAGTIISFPWTSTTGVGAVTKKAFQTPTFDLPNLITTLVSFSEKARREGLLALEDDINELPEEFLKKGIQLVVDGTDPELVRNIMETEISNTAQRHAYGRAWWDAYAGFAPGFGMLGTLVGLVGMLKNLGGGDASAIGQGMATALITTLYGSLAQNLFAAPIVRKLTRRSEDELVIKQVMVEGTLSIQSGDNPRIVKEKLASFLTPSERAALKDDGD; from the coding sequence ATGGATATAGCAACGGTAATTGGTTTAGCGCTGGGTCTTGCACTCATGTTGCTTGGGGTTGTATCTGGTGGTCTTTCATTGACAGACCTTATCGATATTCCTTCCGTTATGATTACGTTTGGTGGTGCAGCGGCAGGTACAATCATTTCCTTCCCTTGGACATCGACTACGGGAGTTGGGGCTGTCACCAAAAAGGCATTCCAAACTCCAACATTCGATTTACCCAATTTGATCACTACACTTGTGAGTTTCTCTGAAAAAGCAAGACGAGAGGGATTGTTAGCACTAGAAGATGACATCAATGAATTGCCAGAAGAGTTCTTAAAGAAAGGGATCCAATTGGTTGTCGACGGTACGGACCCAGAGCTAGTTCGAAATATTATGGAAACAGAGATTAGCAATACCGCACAAAGGCACGCTTATGGTAGGGCTTGGTGGGATGCTTACGCTGGTTTTGCGCCTGGCTTCGGTATGTTAGGAACACTGGTTGGTCTAGTGGGGATGTTAAAGAACTTAGGTGGTGGAGATGCCAGTGCGATCGGTCAAGGTATGGCAACAGCTTTGATCACAACACTCTATGGTTCCTTGGCACAGAACTTATTTGCTGCACCGATTGTTCGTAAATTGACAAGAAGATCAGAAGACGAATTGGTAATCAAACAGGTGATGGTCGAGGGAACTCTTTCGATCCAATCTGGAGATAACCCTCGTATCGTAAAAGAGAAATTAGCTAGTTTCTTAACTCCAAGTGAAAGAGCTGCTCTTAAGGATGATGGAGACTAA
- a CDS encoding flagellar FlbD family protein codes for MVILHRLKGAEFVLNADLIETIEANPDTVITLTNDKKYIVQETVSTVMDLVLSYKSRIHSNPKIQMSKDGN; via the coding sequence TTGGTCATCCTACATCGACTCAAAGGTGCAGAATTCGTTCTCAACGCGGATTTGATCGAAACGATCGAAGCAAATCCCGATACAGTCATCACTTTGACCAATGATAAGAAATACATTGTTCAAGAGACTGTTTCAACTGTAATGGATTTAGTTTTATCTTATAAATCAAGAATTCATAGCAACCCTAAGATCCAAATGAGTAAGGACGGAAACTGA
- a CDS encoding glycosyltransferase, with protein MKVAIIHDWLTGMRGGEVVLDALLKAYPEADLFTLFYNPGKLNARIEERKITTAFTNSLPGKERYYRYYLPLFPTAIESLDLKGYDLVLSSSHCVAKGVIPHPTSLHISYIHSPMRYVWDMYYEYFPARSGLKFFLLQTISNYLRTWDVASSQRVDFFTCNSDFVGKRIQKYYRREYQVIHPPCLPEGFRVQDHSKQDYYLMVSAFAPYKRIDLAIEAFRKNGKKLILIGGGQDEKKIAKMLPPNVEWKKGLSRTEVIFHYKHARAFLFPGMEDFGITPVEAQAYGTPVVAYGKGGALETVLEGKTGVFFQEQSPEAINEAIRELDKINLRRRDFQRSVDRFTEEKFINEIRKTVDRHK; from the coding sequence TTGAAAGTTGCAATCATTCATGACTGGCTGACTGGTATGAGGGGAGGAGAAGTTGTCCTCGATGCGCTTTTGAAAGCATACCCCGAGGCTGACCTCTTTACATTATTTTATAACCCTGGCAAACTGAATGCTCGTATCGAAGAAAGAAAGATCACCACTGCCTTCACAAACTCTCTTCCAGGGAAAGAACGTTACTATCGTTATTACCTTCCTTTGTTTCCAACAGCTATCGAATCATTGGATTTAAAGGGTTATGATTTAGTTTTGAGTTCATCCCATTGTGTAGCAAAGGGAGTCATACCACATCCAACAAGTCTGCATATTAGCTATATCCACTCGCCAATGCGCTATGTTTGGGATATGTATTATGAATACTTTCCAGCAAGATCTGGATTGAAGTTCTTTCTTTTACAAACTATCAGCAATTATTTGAGAACTTGGGATGTTGCCTCTTCTCAGCGAGTTGATTTCTTTACCTGCAATTCGGATTTTGTTGGCAAACGCATCCAAAAGTACTACCGACGTGAGTACCAAGTTATCCACCCTCCTTGCTTACCCGAAGGCTTTCGCGTGCAAGACCACTCTAAACAAGATTATTATTTGATGGTTTCTGCTTTTGCTCCTTATAAACGGATTGATCTAGCGATAGAAGCTTTCCGGAAGAATGGCAAGAAATTGATTCTGATTGGAGGGGGCCAAGACGAGAAGAAAATAGCTAAAATGCTCCCTCCGAATGTGGAATGGAAAAAGGGCTTAAGCCGCACAGAGGTGATTTTCCATTACAAACACGCGCGTGCCTTTCTATTTCCAGGTATGGAGGACTTCGGCATCACCCCAGTTGAGGCCCAGGCCTACGGTACTCCTGTCGTTGCCTATGGAAAAGGCGGTGCCTTAGAAACGGTTTTGGAGGGAAAAACAGGGGTATTTTTCCAAGAACAGAGCCCAGAGGCAATCAATGAGGCCATCCGAGAATTGGATAAAATAAACTTACGCCGGCGAGATTTCCAGAGGTCAGTAGACAGATTTACCGAAGAAAAATTCATCAACGAAATTCGAAAGACAGTCGATAGACATAAGTAG
- a CDS encoding MlaD family protein, which yields MKKPKNLEIAMGLCFIGTLLFSFFMTVIRQDSKSKDYPYRLSLYYSRIDGLKEGTEVRVLGVPKGYIAHISVKPVIEISDRRHLSPNETDAIELLIAMKEPITLWDNYKVDFQTITVFSNRVININPGSSEGKTPYFNPTFREGEKVPDYFPSARYFDDFFKAASQTIEENREDIRSITQNTREISDKLNGKKGTIPRIIGSDEMYLSLNETVTDAEKIGIEGRRYMESARNLETSMPIPFFVTLSFYGRTTLLGRRIGPQN from the coding sequence ATGAAAAAACCTAAAAATTTAGAAATTGCAATGGGTCTTTGCTTTATTGGAACACTCCTTTTTTCGTTTTTTATGACGGTAATCAGGCAAGACTCCAAGTCCAAGGATTACCCCTATCGGCTATCTCTCTACTATTCAAGAATCGATGGACTAAAAGAGGGAACAGAGGTTCGAGTCTTGGGCGTTCCCAAAGGCTACATAGCACATATCTCGGTAAAACCAGTGATCGAAATTTCAGACCGAAGGCATTTGTCACCTAATGAGACCGATGCGATTGAACTATTGATCGCAATGAAAGAACCCATCACGTTATGGGACAATTATAAAGTGGATTTTCAGACGATAACTGTTTTCTCAAACAGAGTCATCAATATAAATCCTGGTTCTTCAGAAGGAAAGACACCATATTTCAATCCAACTTTCCGAGAAGGAGAAAAGGTCCCAGATTATTTTCCGTCAGCAAGGTATTTTGATGATTTCTTTAAGGCGGCATCACAAACAATTGAAGAGAATCGAGAAGATATCCGATCCATAACACAAAATACGAGAGAGATCAGTGACAAATTAAATGGAAAAAAAGGTACAATCCCGCGGATCATCGGATCGGACGAAATGTACCTAAGTTTAAATGAAACAGTGACTGATGCAGAGAAAATTGGCATTGAGGGCAGACGATATATGGAATCTGCTAGAAATTTGGAAACCTCGATGCCAATTCCATTCTTTGTCACACTCTCATTTTATGGACGGACGACACTTCTAGGGAGAAGGATCGGTCCGCAAAATTAG
- a CDS encoding zinc-binding dehydrogenase, producing the protein MKAVTIVKYDETSPILELREKEMPEPKDNEVLIKIHASPINPSDLMFIRGLYGIKKKAPVAAGFEASGTVVSVGKEIRFLKPNMLVSCVSGHNDGSWSEYMLTTEENCLPLVEGITLDEACCFFVNPMTAWAMVTKALEEKHPAMIQTAAASALGKMVVRLCAEKQLPLINIVRKKEQEDSLRALGAEYVINSETPQFEKELYKTAKKLNATYAIDAVAGTTAQKVIECIPYGGKLICYGALSEQNIPINAGMILFQNKKIEGYWLTSWIYSIGLEEFQKQAKEAQKYLKTIFQTKINKRYPLEEFQEGLEYYKAHMTEGKVVFAPK; encoded by the coding sequence ATGAAAGCTGTAACGATCGTAAAATACGACGAAACCTCCCCTATCCTTGAGCTGAGAGAAAAGGAAATGCCGGAACCGAAGGACAACGAAGTTTTGATTAAAATCCATGCATCGCCAATCAATCCTTCAGACCTAATGTTCATTAGGGGACTTTATGGTATCAAAAAAAAGGCCCCCGTTGCGGCAGGATTTGAAGCGAGTGGAACGGTTGTTTCCGTAGGAAAAGAGATTCGGTTCTTAAAACCAAATATGTTGGTTTCCTGCGTATCGGGCCACAATGACGGTTCTTGGTCCGAATACATGCTCACCACAGAAGAAAATTGCCTACCTTTGGTAGAGGGAATTACTTTGGATGAAGCATGTTGTTTTTTTGTAAACCCTATGACTGCATGGGCGATGGTTACCAAGGCACTCGAGGAAAAACACCCCGCCATGATACAAACGGCAGCAGCGAGTGCTTTAGGAAAGATGGTCGTACGATTGTGTGCGGAAAAACAATTACCATTGATTAACATTGTCCGCAAAAAAGAGCAGGAAGACAGCTTGCGAGCCTTAGGTGCGGAGTATGTCATCAATTCAGAAACCCCTCAATTCGAGAAAGAACTCTATAAAACAGCAAAAAAATTAAATGCTACTTATGCAATTGATGCCGTTGCTGGCACAACGGCTCAAAAGGTAATTGAATGTATTCCCTATGGCGGAAAATTAATTTGTTATGGTGCCCTATCTGAGCAAAATATACCGATTAACGCTGGTATGATTTTATTCCAAAATAAAAAAATTGAAGGTTATTGGCTAACAAGTTGGATCTATTCTATAGGCCTGGAAGAATTCCAAAAACAAGCAAAAGAAGCCCAAAAATATCTAAAAACAATTTTCCAAACCAAGATCAACAAACGATATCCGCTAGAAGAGTTCCAAGAAGGATTAGAATATTACAAAGCACACATGACTGAAGGTAAGGTGGTCTTTGCTCCCAAATAA
- a CDS encoding LIC13255 family lipoprotein translates to MKPSFYICLLCFLCFCTQNKDEIFYQPAEANAKIVQAYALKDLSCGKSHILKTVFLGRVKISDLNRCIKAIEITSCTAWQADNPTPDSCKRINYILN, encoded by the coding sequence ATGAAGCCTTCTTTTTATATTTGTCTACTTTGCTTTCTTTGCTTTTGCACTCAAAATAAAGATGAGATTTTTTACCAACCGGCTGAGGCAAATGCAAAGATAGTGCAGGCATACGCTCTCAAAGATTTAAGTTGTGGAAAGAGCCATATTCTTAAAACAGTTTTCCTTGGTAGGGTCAAAATTTCAGATTTGAATCGTTGCATTAAAGCCATTGAAATTACCAGTTGCACAGCATGGCAGGCTGACAATCCGACTCCTGACAGTTGCAAAAGAATCAATTATATTTTGAACTAA
- a CDS encoding acyl-CoA desaturase yields the protein MEPSTATIEPIVKHKAPKLFLILFFLIQATVLTVLTVPFTWELFWVAFVSYFVRMFGITGAYHRYFSHSSFKTSRVFQFVLAWIGSMAMQKGVLWWAAHHRNHHKYSDTDKDIHSPSKKGFWYSHMLWFLRNEYNDYEAKLIPDFYKYPELRWLDRNHWVAPLSYSIFLYAVGGWAWLVYGYAVATFLLGHATWTINSLSHVYGSVRYDSRDTSKNNFFLAILTLGEGWHNNHHYYCSSVNQGFYWYEVDITYYILRVLSWFGIVWDLKKPPVKVLEEGRRRDLAKKMGMEAIKPNLPKKNTTKSVALT from the coding sequence ATGGAACCTTCTACAGCTACTATTGAGCCTATTGTGAAACACAAAGCTCCCAAGCTCTTTCTCATCTTGTTTTTTTTGATCCAGGCAACTGTTCTGACCGTATTGACAGTTCCTTTTACTTGGGAACTCTTTTGGGTTGCTTTTGTATCATATTTCGTTCGTATGTTTGGAATTACTGGCGCTTACCATCGTTATTTCTCTCATTCTTCCTTCAAAACTTCTCGGGTCTTCCAGTTCGTACTTGCATGGATTGGATCGATGGCGATGCAGAAAGGAGTCCTCTGGTGGGCGGCTCATCATAGAAACCACCATAAATACTCGGATACAGACAAAGACATACACTCACCTTCAAAGAAAGGCTTTTGGTATTCTCATATGCTTTGGTTTTTACGAAACGAGTACAATGATTATGAAGCAAAATTGATTCCTGATTTTTATAAATACCCAGAGTTACGCTGGTTGGATAGAAACCATTGGGTAGCCCCCCTTAGCTATTCCATCTTTCTCTATGCAGTAGGCGGTTGGGCATGGCTGGTCTACGGCTATGCAGTGGCAACCTTTCTGTTGGGCCACGCGACTTGGACGATCAACTCACTTTCGCATGTGTATGGGTCGGTGAGATATGATTCACGAGATACCAGCAAAAATAATTTTTTCTTAGCAATTTTAACTCTGGGTGAAGGTTGGCATAACAACCACCATTACTATTGTTCGTCGGTCAACCAAGGTTTTTACTGGTACGAGGTAGACATCACTTACTATATCTTGCGTGTTCTTTCTTGGTTTGGCATTGTATGGGATTTGAAAAAACCACCAGTCAAAGTTCTCGAAGAAGGCCGACGCAGAGACTTGGCAAAGAAAATGGGAATGGAGGCAATCAAACCAAATCTTCCCAAAAAGAATACCACAAAATCCGTTGCCTTAACTTAG